One genomic region from Halobacteriovorax vibrionivorans encodes:
- the dnaX gene encoding DNA polymerase III subunit gamma/tau, with protein sequence MSYQVLARKYRPTKFQDFVGQEHIVKTIVNSLREDRFGHAYIFSGTRGIGKTTIARIFAKALRCENRDEQQNPCGECGACHDFDSAASMNVVEIDGASNNSVDDIRELISNISYLPSNGKYKVYIIDEVHMLSNSAFNALLKTLEEPPEHAIFLMATTEPEKLLGTVLSRCQRFDFINATVEELKSHIINIAQLENITFSQDELIETLAKLGNGSFRDTLSLFDQVLSFSYGQDITEDIFARALGIAKLSSIKSLIDNIIAGQTQELTNTFNMLISQNIGLNNIVKSMLENLFSIIIAKDFNDKNRIQSKVDGDLFDKTTRAELYWIYETLAKDFAWTMESIIPADATLLAMRKVSLRHQLIADTAEVAANTSTVEDAAGKPEAPRAAEVEEVAQEEIIPEEKPAPTKIIFDEQEVEQDANFSASENTPEEVAIEPASEPEEVVPQEITPTIIPEGNKTWDGFLEFLSSSSPVMSANMEQGNLLGELVVVGNKATIAIGYPVSAKVFFDHMNNQETIEKVKAELRNYFSVEEIDLKLELVEREKAQETQFKSKFDINIENENIEKANMRKQIEEDEMLKVAGSLFNTKIDKIVLNNDE encoded by the coding sequence ATGTCATATCAGGTTCTGGCCAGAAAGTATCGTCCTACAAAGTTTCAAGACTTTGTTGGGCAAGAACATATTGTAAAAACAATAGTTAATTCTTTAAGAGAAGACCGTTTTGGTCATGCTTATATTTTTTCTGGTACACGTGGAATTGGAAAAACAACTATTGCAAGAATTTTTGCAAAGGCACTACGTTGCGAAAACCGTGATGAACAACAGAATCCATGTGGAGAATGTGGTGCTTGTCATGACTTTGATTCAGCTGCTTCAATGAATGTCGTTGAAATTGACGGGGCATCTAATAATAGTGTTGATGATATTAGAGAATTAATTAGTAATATTTCTTATCTTCCATCAAATGGAAAATATAAAGTCTATATTATTGATGAAGTACATATGCTTTCTAACAGCGCTTTCAATGCTCTTTTGAAAACACTAGAAGAGCCGCCTGAGCATGCAATCTTTTTAATGGCCACGACTGAGCCTGAAAAATTATTGGGAACTGTTCTTTCGCGATGTCAGCGATTTGATTTCATCAACGCAACAGTTGAAGAGCTAAAGTCACATATTATTAATATCGCTCAATTAGAGAATATTACTTTCAGTCAAGATGAGCTTATTGAAACACTTGCAAAACTTGGTAATGGATCGTTTAGAGATACTCTTTCTCTTTTTGATCAGGTTTTAAGTTTCTCTTATGGCCAAGATATAACAGAGGATATTTTTGCAAGAGCGTTAGGTATTGCAAAATTGAGTTCGATTAAATCTTTAATTGATAATATCATTGCAGGTCAAACTCAAGAGTTAACAAATACTTTTAATATGCTTATTTCACAAAACATCGGTTTAAATAATATTGTTAAATCGATGTTAGAGAATCTTTTTTCTATTATTATCGCAAAAGACTTCAACGATAAAAATCGTATTCAATCTAAAGTAGATGGCGATCTTTTTGATAAGACAACTAGAGCAGAGCTTTATTGGATTTATGAAACTCTTGCTAAAGACTTTGCTTGGACAATGGAATCGATTATACCAGCAGATGCTACTCTACTTGCCATGAGAAAGGTAAGCTTAAGACATCAGTTAATAGCTGATACTGCTGAAGTAGCTGCAAATACCTCTACTGTGGAGGATGCTGCGGGAAAGCCTGAGGCCCCAAGGGCCGCTGAAGTTGAAGAAGTGGCCCAAGAAGAAATCATACCAGAGGAAAAACCAGCTCCAACTAAGATTATCTTTGATGAACAAGAGGTTGAGCAGGATGCAAATTTCTCTGCTAGTGAAAATACACCTGAAGAAGTTGCTATTGAGCCAGCTTCAGAGCCTGAAGAAGTAGTTCCACAAGAAATCACACCAACAATTATTCCTGAAGGGAATAAGACGTGGGATGGCTTCTTAGAGTTCTTATCGAGCTCATCTCCTGTAATGAGTGCGAATATGGAGCAGGGGAATCTCTTAGGGGAACTCGTTGTGGTAGGGAATAAGGCTACCATAGCGATTGGTTATCCCGTTAGTGCAAAAGTTTTCTTTGATCATATGAATAATCAAGAAACAATTGAAAAGGTTAAAGCAGAACTTAGAAATTACTTTTCTGTTGAAGAAATTGATTTAAAACTTGAGTTAGTTGAAAGAGAAAAAGCGCAAGAGACTCAATTTAAATCAAAATTTGACATCAATATTGAAAATGAAAATATTGAAAAGGCAAATATGAGAAAACAAATTGAAGAAGATGAGATGCTCAAAGTTGCAGGATCTCTTTTTAATACAAAAATAGATAAGATCGTTTTAAATAACGACGAATAA
- a CDS encoding YbaB/EbfC family nucleoid-associated protein: MAKGMQGLMKQAQQMQQKISTLQKELEKRELEVSSGGGAIKITITGKQEIQSIKIDPEAVDPSDVETLEDLVLTAVNQAVKESQDMVSNAMGKVTGGLNIPGLF, encoded by the coding sequence ATGGCAAAAGGTATGCAAGGGCTAATGAAGCAAGCTCAACAAATGCAGCAAAAAATTAGCACTCTTCAAAAAGAATTAGAAAAAAGAGAACTAGAAGTTTCTTCAGGTGGTGGTGCCATTAAAATTACAATCACTGGAAAACAAGAAATACAATCAATTAAAATTGATCCTGAAGCTGTCGATCCATCTGATGTTGAAACATTAGAGGACCTTGTATTAACGGCCGTTAATCAAGCAGTTAAAGAATCACAAGATATGGTTTCAAATGCTATGGGGAAAGTAACTGGTGGATTAAATATACCAGGCCTTTTCTAG
- the recR gene encoding recombination mediator RecR translates to MKLPERITNLMDSFSKVPGIGEKSALRHVLSLTKWTAEELGDFSNALNDLAELKKCKQCGVFADEDICDVCSDIHRKESTEICVVESITDYMAIERSGQYRGLYHVLGGVLNPLLGVGPAELNIDKLKKRVTELGVTSIILAIGPSVEGDATCSYIKSTLPENVMVDRIGFGIPMGGNLDYLDTMTISKALENKTKM, encoded by the coding sequence ATGAAACTACCTGAAAGAATCACAAATTTAATGGACTCGTTTTCAAAAGTTCCAGGAATTGGAGAAAAGAGTGCATTAAGACATGTCTTAAGTCTTACGAAATGGACAGCTGAAGAATTAGGTGATTTTTCAAATGCTCTAAATGATTTGGCAGAACTTAAAAAATGTAAGCAGTGTGGCGTTTTCGCAGATGAGGACATTTGTGATGTTTGTAGTGACATTCATCGTAAAGAATCTACTGAAATCTGTGTTGTGGAATCAATAACAGATTACATGGCAATTGAAAGAAGTGGCCAGTATCGAGGTCTTTATCATGTTTTGGGTGGTGTCCTAAATCCTTTATTAGGAGTTGGGCCAGCAGAACTGAATATCGACAAGTTAAAGAAGAGAGTTACTGAACTTGGAGTTACTTCGATAATTTTAGCGATAGGGCCATCAGTTGAAGGTGATGCAACTTGTAGTTATATCAAATCGACACTTCCTGAAAATGTAATGGTTGATAGAATCGGATTTGGGATTCCTATGGGTGGGAATCTTGATTATTTAGACACAATGACAATCTCTAAAGCTTTAGAGAATAAAACAAAAATGTAA
- a CDS encoding GTP-binding protein has product MSFVNYNTKEINCKIVYYGPGLGGKTTNIQYIYQKTAGGNKGEMVSLDSENERTIFFDFLPLDLGEIRGYRTRFHLYTVPGQVFYESSRKLILRGVDGVIFVADSQLERMEANIESLKSLEENLKEQGYDIDQIPIVFQWNKRDLPNVTPVEDLQQTLNADERPAFDSVAVKGVGVFETLKAMSKLVLMNLKGGLKE; this is encoded by the coding sequence ATGTCTTTTGTAAATTATAATACGAAGGAAATTAACTGTAAGATCGTCTACTATGGGCCGGGCCTTGGTGGAAAGACGACTAACATTCAATATATTTATCAAAAAACTGCCGGTGGGAATAAAGGAGAGATGGTAAGTCTCGACTCTGAGAATGAGAGAACAATTTTCTTTGATTTTCTTCCGCTTGATCTTGGAGAAATACGTGGCTACCGTACACGTTTTCACTTATATACCGTGCCAGGTCAGGTCTTCTATGAATCTTCACGTAAGCTAATTCTTCGTGGTGTTGATGGTGTTATTTTTGTTGCAGATTCTCAACTTGAGAGAATGGAAGCAAATATTGAATCTTTAAAAAGTCTTGAGGAAAACCTTAAGGAGCAGGGATATGATATTGATCAAATTCCAATAGTGTTTCAATGGAATAAAAGAGATTTACCAAATGTTACACCAGTCGAAGACTTACAGCAGACATTAAATGCAGATGAGCGACCAGCTTTCGACTCTGTTGCTGTAAAAGGTGTTGGTGTTTTTGAAACACTAAAGGCGATGTCTAAATTAGTTCTTATGAATCTTAAGGGGGGACTAAAAGAGTAG
- a CDS encoding esterase/lipase family protein: MRDTDLFLNKYIESKVLNLKSRFNAYNARKNYSKTFLDSAKELTKSDIRQRFLQAKENLSPNDTLKLMRNLLNSSAWISFSTARYLHSLTNFKSFDNKFDYNFINYRFFNDLKNKKEINLEDDEIFKIIYNEVEYAKYHPNYISNLEAPTTNATIILIPGVFNELFSTPSFERACLHLKKNYGIKYFTPSINGFDNCNKNAESLKIQINDYMKEHPNEKLWLVAFSKGGLDTLHYLSEYSEEQDSILGLSTIASPILGSDSFNKKLIKTLNLIHNFSDSKLYKLIDSRRDILAKEMQKSLSSTYRRPWLRNNHEKLNPNLFYTSIGFSSKWYDSHLWMMLMKLIIRSKNENDGVVDTESTLFPYYFQKGISLGILEGHHLVGRRSSFYCQEALIEAHIHFLKYKGLLF; the protein is encoded by the coding sequence ATGAGAGATACTGATTTATTTTTAAACAAATATATAGAATCAAAAGTATTAAACTTAAAAAGTCGCTTTAATGCTTATAATGCACGTAAAAATTATTCTAAAACTTTTCTTGATTCAGCTAAAGAACTTACAAAGTCTGATATAAGACAACGTTTTTTACAGGCAAAAGAAAATCTCTCACCAAATGACACTCTTAAGTTAATGAGAAATCTTTTAAATTCTTCAGCGTGGATCAGTTTTTCAACGGCACGCTACCTACACTCTCTAACTAATTTTAAAAGCTTTGATAACAAATTTGATTACAACTTTATCAACTACCGCTTTTTTAATGATCTAAAAAATAAAAAAGAAATTAATTTAGAAGATGATGAAATATTTAAAATCATTTACAACGAAGTTGAATATGCAAAATATCATCCAAATTATATTTCAAATTTAGAAGCTCCAACAACAAATGCAACGATCATATTAATTCCAGGAGTATTTAACGAACTATTTTCTACCCCTTCTTTTGAAAGGGCATGCCTTCATTTAAAAAAGAATTATGGTATTAAATACTTCACTCCAAGCATTAATGGTTTTGATAATTGCAATAAGAATGCAGAGTCTTTAAAAATTCAAATCAATGACTACATGAAAGAGCATCCTAATGAAAAATTATGGCTCGTAGCATTTTCAAAAGGTGGTCTTGATACTCTTCACTACTTAAGTGAGTATAGCGAAGAACAAGATTCAATATTAGGTCTCTCAACAATTGCTAGTCCAATTCTTGGTTCAGATTCTTTTAATAAGAAATTAATTAAAACTCTTAATCTCATTCATAACTTCTCTGATTCAAAACTATATAAACTAATTGATAGTAGAAGAGATATACTTGCTAAAGAAATGCAAAAATCACTCTCATCTACTTATCGTAGGCCATGGCTTAGAAATAATCATGAGAAACTAAACCCAAATCTTTTTTATACATCGATTGGGTTTTCATCAAAATGGTATGACAGCCACTTATGGATGATGCTTATGAAGCTCATCATCAGAAGTAAGAATGAAAATGATGGCGTCGTTGATACTGAAAGCACCCTTTTTCCATATTACTTTCAAAAAGGAATTAGTTTAGGAATTCTAGAAGGACATCATCTTGTTGGAAGAAGATCATCCTTCTATTGTCAGGAAGCACTAATTGAAGCTCATATACATTTCTTAAAATACAAAGGACTACTCTTTTAG